From the Vibrio alginolyticus NBRC 15630 = ATCC 17749 genome, one window contains:
- a CDS encoding phage portal protein, with product MNNQKDKLVQQEQHVESVYHLDSTPEAIDSTSWMTSYSELFYNDTDGYWEPPISRQGLAETSRANAYHGSLLKARANYVAARFISGGGSRRRQIQSFCNNYFTFGDAAFLKIRDHFKRVVRLFPLPTMYLRRRKNGDFVLLERDNKQRVYKENDIIFLPQEDLQQQVYGLPDYLGSLQSSLLNRDATLFRRRYYKNGAHMGFIFYATDPNLSDDDEQMLKEKIASSKGVGNFRSMFVNIPGGAEKGIQLIPVGDIATKDEFERIKNITAQDILVGHRFPIGKAGIIPQGTTNLGDPVKIGSEYAKDEIIPVCELIMDEVNNDPEIRNIKNLHLKFDTTFGECS from the coding sequence ATGAACAATCAAAAAGACAAACTAGTACAACAGGAGCAACATGTGGAATCGGTTTATCACCTTGACTCCACACCTGAGGCAATTGACTCAACGAGTTGGATGACTTCATATTCTGAGCTTTTCTATAACGACACTGATGGTTACTGGGAACCTCCAATCTCACGCCAGGGCTTAGCAGAAACTTCACGTGCAAACGCCTATCACGGGTCTTTACTTAAAGCTCGAGCAAATTATGTTGCTGCCCGTTTTATTTCAGGTGGCGGTTCAAGACGTCGGCAGATTCAATCTTTTTGTAATAACTACTTCACGTTTGGTGATGCCGCATTTTTAAAAATCCGCGACCACTTCAAGCGTGTTGTGCGCTTGTTTCCTCTACCGACCATGTATCTACGTAGACGTAAAAATGGGGACTTCGTTTTGCTAGAGCGAGACAACAAGCAACGAGTATACAAAGAGAATGACATCATTTTTTTGCCTCAAGAAGATCTGCAGCAACAAGTTTATGGATTACCTGACTATCTAGGTAGTTTACAAAGTAGCTTACTAAACCGTGATGCAACGCTATTTCGTCGTCGCTATTACAAGAACGGTGCACACATGGGATTCATTTTTTACGCCACGGATCCAAACCTTAGTGATGACGACGAACAAATGCTGAAGGAAAAAATCGCGAGCTCCAAAGGGGTGGGTAACTTTAGAAGTATGTTTGTTAATATTCCAGGCGGTGCGGAAAAAGGGATTCAGCTAATCCCGGTGGGCGATATCGCGACAAAAGATGAATTTGAGCGAATCAAAAACATCACTGCGCAAGATATTCTCGTAGGCCATCGCTTCCCTATAGGAAAAGCAGGAATAATTCCCCAGGGAACGACTAATCTGGGTGACCCCGTCAAAATTGGCAGTGAGTATGCCAAAGACGAAATCATACCTGTATGCGAATTAATTATGGATGAAGTTAACAACGATCCAGAGATAAGAAATATCAAAAATCTACATTTAAAATTTGATACTACGTTTGGAGAATGCTCATAA
- a CDS encoding DUF2586 domain-containing protein, producing the protein MAWPTVIINILNMMRGPIPGVEFHFLFVVYGTVAGTERNLIMVDNTTDFSDSTFDNIDPVHMLTLKAAQLNGKQNWTAGVIVLNPSDSWQAAVFKANETSSFEAVVLDKPNTGASTLEDAVAFRHELKAKLGREVFMICSLPGINDSEDGETWAEWLAQTVNVPKNIASEYITVVPQVHEGNSTVGIYAGRLANQEVSIADSPARVKTGSILGSMALAKDKDGKPLELATLKALEASRIAVPMWYPDYPGQYWTTGRTLDVPGGDYQDIRHIRVAMKAARKVRVRAIARIADREFNSTPGSEASAKLYFTQDLREMAVVKKIGDYEFPGEIKPPQDDDITITWVNSEEVEILLAVTPYECPVKITIGIMLNQRLGE; encoded by the coding sequence ATGGCATGGCCTACCGTCATTATTAACATTCTGAACATGATGCGCGGACCGATCCCGGGCGTTGAATTTCACTTTCTGTTTGTTGTGTACGGCACAGTTGCAGGAACAGAGCGCAACCTAATTATGGTGGATAACACCACGGATTTTTCAGACAGCACGTTCGATAACATCGACCCTGTACACATGCTCACGCTAAAAGCTGCTCAGTTAAATGGGAAACAGAACTGGACTGCCGGTGTGATCGTTTTAAACCCATCAGATAGTTGGCAGGCTGCGGTTTTTAAAGCCAATGAGACATCAAGCTTTGAAGCTGTTGTGTTGGATAAGCCAAATACTGGAGCGTCCACTCTTGAAGATGCAGTCGCATTTCGGCATGAACTTAAAGCCAAGCTTGGACGAGAAGTTTTCATGATCTGTTCCTTACCAGGAATTAATGATTCCGAGGACGGTGAAACATGGGCTGAGTGGTTAGCGCAAACGGTGAATGTGCCAAAGAACATTGCAAGTGAATACATCACCGTAGTGCCACAAGTACACGAAGGAAACTCTACAGTTGGCATTTATGCAGGTCGGTTGGCCAATCAAGAAGTATCTATTGCTGACTCACCGGCACGAGTAAAAACAGGCAGCATTCTCGGCAGTATGGCATTAGCAAAAGATAAGGATGGAAAGCCATTAGAGCTAGCAACACTTAAAGCACTAGAAGCTTCTCGAATCGCTGTACCGATGTGGTATCCGGACTATCCGGGGCAATATTGGACAACTGGACGTACGCTAGATGTCCCTGGTGGTGATTATCAAGATATTCGTCACATTCGCGTTGCCATGAAAGCAGCACGTAAAGTACGGGTACGAGCAATCGCACGAATTGCTGATCGAGAGTTCAATTCCACACCAGGCAGTGAAGCCAGCGCAAAGCTGTATTTCACTCAAGACCTCCGTGAAATGGCGGTAGTGAAAAAAATCGGTGATTACGAGTTCCCTGGTGAAATCAAACCACCTCAAGACGATGACATCACCATTACATGGGTTAATAGTGAAGAAGTTGAAATTCTACTCGCTGTGACACCTTACGAGTGCCCAGTGAAGATCACCATCGGCATCATGCTCAATCAACGACTAGGGGAGTAA
- a CDS encoding terminase large subunit domain-containing protein: MAYSPEIRQAARALYLKAWTPREIATELNLNNERIIYYWADKFGWRDMLREQTIDEAIANRIQTLLELVDPSKNQLDMLDRLIKHHAALKKQRAQEKQQGEQPLNTGNKKHDGTNSRNSQKSSSNSKSTKKRKSKKNDISELSEDDFVTWHDSLFAYQHVMRNNIKQRIRNILKSRQIGATYYFSGEALEDAILTGDNQIFLSASRAQAEVFRSYIIAIAKEFLDIELTGNPIILSNGAELRFLSTNSKTAQSYHGHVYVDEYFWIPKFDELNKLASAMATHKKWRKTYFSTPSSKMHQAYPFWTGDQWRKGRDSRAKIEFPTFDEYRDGGVLCPDKQWRYVVTIEDAAAGGCELFDIEELKDEYSKDDFDNLFMCIFVDGSLSVFKFSDLEKGMVDSAHWQDFKPKTKSPFAGREVWLGYDPSRTRDNACLVVIAPPAVAGEKFRVLEKHYWKGLNFQYHVSEIEKVFQRYKVTYIGVDTTGIGGGVWDLIKKKHPREAHAIHYSNENKNRLVMKMIDIVEAKRLQFDAEHKDIAMAFMAIKRVPTNSGNAMTFKAERSETTGHADAFWAISHAIINEPLDHNTPTKSTWATAA; encoded by the coding sequence ATGGCATATTCTCCCGAAATACGACAAGCCGCCCGAGCACTCTATTTGAAAGCTTGGACGCCACGTGAAATCGCTACCGAACTGAACCTGAATAATGAGCGCATCATTTATTACTGGGCAGATAAATTCGGTTGGCGCGATATGTTGCGTGAACAAACCATTGATGAAGCGATAGCAAATCGAATTCAAACACTGCTTGAACTTGTTGACCCCAGTAAAAACCAACTAGACATGCTCGATCGGCTTATCAAGCATCACGCTGCATTAAAGAAACAAAGGGCACAAGAAAAGCAGCAAGGTGAGCAACCTTTAAATACAGGGAATAAAAAGCACGACGGTACGAATAGCCGTAACAGCCAGAAATCTAGCAGTAATTCAAAGTCTACCAAGAAACGTAAAAGTAAAAAGAATGACATCAGCGAACTGAGTGAAGATGACTTTGTCACATGGCATGACTCCCTGTTTGCCTATCAGCATGTAATGCGCAACAACATAAAACAGCGTATTCGAAACATTCTTAAGTCCCGCCAGATTGGCGCAACTTACTACTTCAGTGGTGAAGCGTTAGAAGATGCGATTCTGACCGGCGATAACCAGATCTTTTTGTCAGCATCACGAGCTCAAGCGGAAGTTTTCCGCAGCTACATCATTGCTATTGCAAAAGAGTTCTTAGACATAGAGCTAACTGGAAACCCGATCATTCTCTCCAATGGTGCTGAACTTCGTTTTTTATCTACCAATAGCAAAACCGCGCAAAGTTACCACGGCCATGTTTATGTAGATGAGTATTTCTGGATACCGAAGTTTGACGAACTAAACAAACTCGCTTCGGCAATGGCTACCCATAAAAAATGGCGTAAAACCTACTTTTCGACACCATCATCGAAAATGCACCAGGCATATCCGTTTTGGACGGGCGACCAATGGCGAAAAGGCAGAGACTCACGCGCCAAAATTGAGTTTCCAACGTTCGATGAATATCGCGATGGGGGTGTACTTTGCCCTGATAAGCAGTGGCGATATGTCGTCACGATTGAAGACGCTGCTGCAGGCGGCTGTGAACTATTTGATATTGAAGAACTGAAGGACGAATACAGTAAAGACGATTTCGATAACCTGTTTATGTGTATCTTCGTCGACGGCTCTTTGTCTGTATTCAAATTCTCTGACCTCGAAAAAGGCATGGTTGACTCTGCCCACTGGCAGGACTTCAAGCCGAAAACAAAATCACCGTTTGCCGGGCGTGAAGTATGGTTGGGTTATGACCCTAGCCGAACGCGAGACAATGCTTGTTTGGTAGTAATAGCTCCACCGGCAGTTGCAGGTGAAAAGTTTCGTGTCTTAGAGAAGCACTACTGGAAAGGACTTAACTTCCAGTACCACGTGAGTGAAATTGAAAAGGTATTTCAACGCTACAAAGTCACTTACATAGGCGTTGATACTACAGGCATTGGTGGCGGTGTTTGGGACTTAATTAAGAAAAAGCACCCTCGTGAGGCCCACGCCATACATTACAGCAACGAAAACAAGAATCGCCTAGTAATGAAGATGATCGATATCGTAGAAGCAAAACGACTGCAGTTTGATGCCGAACACAAAGACATTGCTATGGCATTTATGGCGATTAAACGAGTGCCGACCAATAGCGGTAACGCTATGACCTTTAAAGCAGAGCGAAGTGAAACAACAGGCCACGCTGATGCGTTTTGGGCCATTTCACACGCCATTATCAATGAGCCGCTAGACCACAACACACCAACGAAATCAACCTGGGCGACTGCAGCATGA
- a CDS encoding phage protein — MNSRYTGRSFDINMLGILVHVESATATINDESAVDKERGIPTGFTHGAVSCDVEYELDLNNFRKLQQKAREAGSWRGIKPHDCMFYANTGDDEDKVELFGVKLQISDLLSVDPNSSDKTKRKLKGFVTSPHFVRINGISYLSNDDTRGLL, encoded by the coding sequence ATGAATTCTCGTTATACAGGGCGAAGCTTCGACATAAACATGCTGGGGATTTTGGTTCATGTGGAGTCGGCTACAGCAACCATCAATGATGAGTCTGCTGTTGATAAAGAGCGCGGCATTCCCACTGGATTTACTCATGGAGCTGTGAGTTGTGATGTTGAGTATGAGCTGGACTTGAACAACTTCCGTAAGCTTCAACAAAAAGCTCGCGAAGCTGGCAGTTGGCGCGGTATTAAGCCACACGACTGTATGTTCTATGCAAATACTGGCGATGATGAAGACAAAGTAGAGTTGTTTGGTGTGAAGCTTCAAATCTCAGATTTACTTAGTGTTGATCCAAACAGCAGTGATAAAACCAAGCGCAAGCTTAAAGGCTTTGTGACGAGCCCTCACTTTGTTCGCATTAA
- a CDS encoding ogr/Delta-like zinc finger family protein: MRVLCPECGCKSRIQKSNRLSNSHADLYCSCSDPECGHSFVMNLSYSHTLSPSAKTTSQIAFDLCKALPPEARQQLKHQLSIL; the protein is encoded by the coding sequence ATGAGAGTATTGTGTCCGGAGTGTGGTTGTAAAAGCCGAATTCAAAAATCCAATCGACTATCCAATAGTCATGCCGATTTATATTGCAGTTGTAGTGACCCAGAATGCGGGCATAGTTTTGTGATGAACTTGTCTTATAGTCATACTTTAAGCCCATCGGCAAAAACAACTAGTCAAATAGCTTTTGATTTATGTAAGGCGTTGCCGCCAGAGGCACGACAACAGCTCAAACATCAACTCTCGATACTATAG
- a CDS encoding phage tail protein, whose product MRTQYQAGYKLRDLNAFLISVVGDKIAKRMECEMGKVELKLETKHMGHGFDLLYQRYVADFYFDKFPFKEYDPAVLFANVGAWLMDNDSDRFRIEDLDDPDVDVVLEDEKNAEVLVSVMFEEPVKVAADPDGPIYWNGQRWKIEEYEIWQAERLSNVVLRNV is encoded by the coding sequence ATGAGAACGCAATACCAAGCAGGCTACAAGCTGCGTGATCTAAATGCATTTTTAATCAGCGTTGTGGGCGACAAGATAGCCAAGCGCATGGAATGTGAAATGGGCAAGGTTGAGTTGAAACTAGAAACCAAGCACATGGGCCATGGTTTTGACCTGCTGTATCAGCGTTATGTTGCTGACTTCTACTTCGACAAATTCCCTTTCAAAGAATACGACCCAGCGGTGCTGTTCGCCAATGTTGGGGCGTGGTTGATGGACAACGATTCTGACCGTTTCCGCATCGAAGACTTAGACGACCCAGACGTAGACGTAGTACTGGAAGATGAGAAAAACGCCGAAGTATTGGTCTCAGTCATGTTTGAAGAACCCGTCAAAGTGGCTGCAGACCCAGACGGGCCAATCTATTGGAATGGTCAACGCTGGAAGATTGAAGAGTACGAGATTTGGCAGGCGGAAAGGCTATCAAATGTAGTTCTCCGCAATGTATGA
- the gpM gene encoding phage terminase small subunit: MASPLARQRRQLLENQVSHSASKLSASANTESLHIKLIDFEEDRKYLKQLNAIEDKVKHKRDVLVPKYKPYVEAYLAKGEVFENPIFTNMVIWLFDVNDMETAIDWCLKAIALDLPTPDNFRRDWPTVCADEVLAWAEKESGRGHSIEPYFSAVFEKVESEWRLHEEVHAKWYRFAGLHLLRNEEGQPQPTSIGCLDTLEKALLLLQCAHEKYAKIGVKTKIGQVEQRIRAIKDNKNL, encoded by the coding sequence ATGGCTAGTCCTTTAGCAAGGCAGCGTCGTCAGCTTCTAGAAAATCAAGTCAGTCATTCTGCATCGAAGTTGAGTGCTAGTGCAAATACCGAAAGCCTGCACATCAAGCTGATCGATTTTGAAGAAGACCGCAAATATCTAAAACAGCTCAATGCTATCGAAGACAAGGTGAAACATAAGCGTGATGTTTTGGTGCCCAAGTACAAACCGTACGTGGAAGCTTACCTAGCAAAAGGCGAAGTATTCGAGAACCCAATTTTCACCAATATGGTTATCTGGTTGTTCGATGTCAACGACATGGAAACCGCGATTGATTGGTGCTTGAAAGCCATAGCGCTTGATTTACCTACACCAGATAACTTCCGACGTGACTGGCCAACCGTGTGCGCCGATGAAGTTTTAGCTTGGGCGGAAAAAGAGTCTGGCAGAGGACATTCTATCGAGCCTTATTTCAGCGCGGTTTTTGAAAAGGTTGAGAGCGAATGGCGACTACACGAAGAAGTGCATGCCAAGTGGTATCGATTTGCTGGGTTGCACTTACTTCGAAATGAAGAAGGACAACCGCAACCGACATCTATCGGTTGTTTAGATACCTTGGAAAAGGCCTTGTTGCTACTGCAGTGTGCTCATGAGAAGTACGCCAAAATTGGGGTGAAAACCAAAATTGGTCAGGTAGAACAACGTATTCGAGCGATTAAAGACAACAAAAACTTATAA
- a CDS encoding phage major capsid protein, P2 family, with translation MLNALSTSYLQEFCTATLSAANAPQGTQSFNLTPPMETKLRQAIMESDAFLGMVSLLPVQQIKGQVVDVGDDGLSTGRSGSGRFSVEVGQSGNTYELTKTDSGAHILWETMTQWANSGSKGHWLSMMKSAISRRFALDMLRVGFNGTSIATNTDPIKNPLGQDVNKGWLTIVKEKRSSQVLASAKLDPTGTATDSYKNLDSLTQDLINTTIAPEHRQDPDLVVLVGSNLVAAEQHRLLEAADSPTEHKAAQSLAKTIAGKKAYTPPFFPADQLWVTNTKNLQILTQEGTQWRKQKNDEDELRFKQNHIRMEGYAVGNLKKFAAIESVSVVESATAEVMNG, from the coding sequence ATGCTGAACGCACTATCTACCAGTTATTTACAAGAGTTTTGTACAGCGACGTTATCCGCCGCAAATGCTCCGCAAGGTACACAGTCGTTTAACTTGACGCCCCCAATGGAAACTAAGCTACGTCAAGCAATTATGGAATCGGATGCTTTCCTAGGTATGGTTTCATTGCTGCCAGTTCAGCAAATCAAAGGTCAGGTTGTTGATGTTGGTGATGATGGCCTTTCGACCGGTCGATCTGGTTCGGGACGTTTTAGCGTGGAAGTGGGCCAAAGTGGTAATACCTACGAGCTTACAAAGACAGATTCAGGAGCACACATCCTTTGGGAAACTATGACGCAATGGGCAAACTCTGGCTCTAAAGGTCACTGGTTGAGCATGATGAAAAGCGCGATTTCTCGTCGTTTTGCATTGGATATGTTGCGTGTCGGTTTTAACGGTACGTCTATCGCAACTAATACGGACCCGATTAAAAATCCATTAGGCCAGGATGTAAATAAAGGCTGGCTCACGATTGTTAAAGAGAAGAGATCTAGCCAGGTACTCGCATCAGCAAAGCTTGACCCAACAGGCACTGCGACTGATTCATACAAGAATCTTGATTCACTTACGCAAGATCTAATCAACACGACGATTGCTCCCGAACATCGTCAAGACCCAGATCTCGTTGTTTTAGTTGGGTCGAATCTAGTCGCGGCTGAGCAGCACCGCTTACTTGAGGCTGCCGATAGTCCAACAGAGCATAAAGCGGCCCAAAGCCTAGCCAAGACAATTGCTGGCAAAAAGGCTTACACACCACCATTTTTCCCGGCTGATCAACTTTGGGTTACCAATACCAAGAACCTACAGATTCTGACGCAAGAAGGCACTCAGTGGCGTAAGCAGAAAAACGATGAAGATGAGCTTCGTTTCAAGCAAAACCATATCCGTATGGAAGGTTACGCTGTGGGAAATCTTAAAAAGTTCGCGGCTATCGAATCTGTTTCAGTCGTCGAATCAGCCACTGCAGAGGTGATGAATGGCTAG
- a CDS encoding AHH domain-containing protein, with the protein MKHNLSIVGRKTNRPSNPTAAELALDRFDALVDDFYSKYRVAPPAGETEQQRAKRLQFEAQDLRFLKKMRIELIAHARVEDMQAKLQSYSAENLKKNAKELFVEKHHPTTKLANNLTAAGEPKPTKNHEPHHIIPGSGRFRKAEMRAARLNLHMHKIGINAPVNGVWLTNYAKHTDFNWEAPKSPAHRSIHTFNYETWISSKFSKGIPSKQHFEANLLRVKMELKSGTYPKEVLEAKNEVWKG; encoded by the coding sequence ATGAAGCATAATTTGAGTATAGTTGGACGAAAAACGAATCGTCCTAGTAATCCAACTGCAGCTGAGTTGGCCTTAGATCGTTTTGATGCGTTAGTCGACGATTTCTATAGCAAGTATCGTGTGGCTCCACCTGCGGGTGAAACTGAACAGCAAAGAGCAAAACGATTGCAGTTTGAAGCACAAGACTTGAGGTTTTTGAAAAAAATGAGGATTGAACTCATTGCTCATGCTCGAGTTGAAGATATGCAAGCTAAGTTGCAATCGTACTCTGCAGAAAACTTAAAAAAAAATGCGAAAGAGTTGTTCGTTGAAAAGCATCATCCGACGACGAAACTAGCTAATAATCTAACCGCTGCAGGAGAGCCTAAACCAACTAAAAACCATGAGCCTCACCATATCATTCCTGGCTCGGGAAGGTTTAGAAAAGCAGAAATGAGAGCCGCAAGATTAAATTTGCACATGCATAAAATTGGCATAAATGCGCCCGTAAATGGTGTTTGGTTAACAAATTATGCGAAGCATACGGACTTTAACTGGGAAGCACCTAAGTCTCCGGCTCACCGTTCGATCCATACATTTAATTATGAAACTTGGATTAGTTCCAAATTTTCGAAGGGTATTCCGAGTAAACAGCACTTTGAGGCTAACTTACTTCGGGTCAAAATGGAGTTAAAGAGTGGCACCTACCCTAAAGAGGTCTTGGAAGCTAAGAATGAAGTTTGGAAAGGATGA
- a CDS encoding GPO family capsid scaffolding protein — protein MPKISEWKIIATEGPTVDGRKITRDWIEQMAASYSMDEYTALIWPEHRRFYGYGENWGRVVEVKAEEQGGKLRLFAKLEPNDYLLEANRKKQKLFTSIEPNPDYKGEGRCYLMGLAATDSPASTGTSLLQFSRVHGETTEIKASHLEEVDFSDCFTRKDRFFAALNEFFSSDDEEPETLSTAEGTNVTEEQLKVALKEQFSAFKGEFKQELKEEFNLQNTPEQPETPEVASKDATVEQFSAALEEKLNPLFEKVNGLETKFAELSQEVPDQEPDPSGASESFSSKEMF, from the coding sequence ATGCCAAAGATTAGTGAGTGGAAAATCATCGCGACAGAAGGACCGACCGTCGACGGGCGTAAAATAACCCGTGATTGGATTGAGCAAATGGCCGCTAGTTATTCGATGGATGAGTACACCGCACTAATTTGGCCTGAGCATCGTCGATTTTACGGTTACGGTGAAAACTGGGGCCGAGTGGTTGAAGTAAAAGCGGAGGAACAAGGCGGAAAATTACGTCTGTTCGCCAAGCTAGAGCCGAATGACTATCTGCTTGAAGCCAACCGTAAAAAACAAAAACTTTTCACATCTATTGAGCCAAATCCCGACTACAAGGGGGAAGGGCGTTGCTATCTAATGGGCCTAGCTGCGACTGACTCCCCAGCCTCCACAGGAACATCGCTCCTTCAATTCTCTCGTGTTCATGGGGAAACCACCGAGATCAAAGCAAGCCATTTAGAAGAGGTGGACTTTTCAGATTGCTTTACTCGCAAAGACCGCTTTTTTGCGGCACTCAATGAATTTTTCTCTTCTGACGATGAAGAGCCAGAAACGCTATCAACAGCAGAGGGCACCAACGTGACCGAAGAACAATTAAAAGTCGCACTAAAAGAGCAGTTTTCTGCTTTCAAAGGTGAGTTTAAGCAAGAACTAAAAGAAGAGTTCAATTTGCAAAACACACCTGAACAACCAGAAACACCAGAAGTAGCAAGCAAAGATGCGACGGTCGAGCAGTTTTCCGCTGCGCTGGAAGAAAAGCTAAATCCGTTGTTTGAGAAAGTGAACGGACTAGAAACTAAGTTTGCTGAACTATCACAAGAAGTCCCTGACCAGGAACCAGATCCATCAGGTGCTAGTGAATCTTTCTCATCTAAGGAGATGTTTTAA
- a CDS encoding phage virion morphogenesis protein, whose product MYEIRADKRSYLRVKEQFELLKLEKKARARVLKELGKYITKTTKKNIRAQRDPDGKAWSKRKNGRRKMLKGFTKKLKHFQKDNNRVLVVGWPSRRGTVALAHHTGEAEESGLQQRFKQAKKAKEPKKTDPATREQAKELRDLGYRLPPQGRQKRGKKPTLKFITQNMTVAEAAKLISDLENKTPSRKWEVDRPERRLIGISPKRAAMIIKREMNRNRSN is encoded by the coding sequence ATGTATGAGATACGGGCCGATAAGCGCAGTTATTTGCGAGTTAAAGAGCAATTCGAGCTGCTAAAGCTTGAGAAAAAAGCCAGAGCCCGAGTGCTGAAAGAGCTTGGTAAATACATCACCAAAACGACCAAAAAAAACATTCGAGCACAGCGTGACCCAGACGGTAAAGCGTGGTCAAAGCGCAAAAACGGCAGGCGAAAAATGCTTAAAGGTTTCACTAAGAAGCTAAAGCATTTTCAAAAAGACAATAACCGGGTTTTGGTTGTTGGTTGGCCATCAAGACGAGGAACCGTTGCACTGGCTCACCATACCGGTGAAGCAGAGGAAAGCGGATTGCAGCAGAGATTCAAGCAAGCCAAGAAAGCGAAAGAACCAAAGAAAACCGACCCGGCAACGAGAGAGCAAGCAAAAGAGTTACGCGATTTAGGTTACAGACTTCCGCCCCAAGGCAGGCAGAAGAGAGGCAAAAAGCCAACGCTCAAATTCATTACTCAGAATATGACCGTCGCTGAAGCCGCAAAACTGATTAGTGATCTGGAAAATAAAACGCCATCACGTAAGTGGGAAGTAGATCGCCCAGAACGCCGATTGATAGGCATTAGTCCGAAACGGGCAGCAATGATTATCAAGCGGGAAATGAATCGAAATAGGAGCAACTAA
- a CDS encoding head completion/stabilization protein — MFTGSSGSDYQATEITNDGFWPNINAGDFEKRRGIPAAQDSERIAIALVNAVSEVNQQLEDLKAMYQEEGHATAGDVPAFPKMNDKNRVVYQYESAVFARAKADLLPDIATVHTKDKGDHIADRSVEVRTELLSESQRIIRNMKGLNRSSVDLL, encoded by the coding sequence ATGTTTACGGGATCTTCCGGTTCGGATTATCAAGCGACAGAAATCACTAATGACGGTTTTTGGCCGAACATCAATGCCGGTGATTTTGAAAAGCGTCGCGGTATTCCTGCTGCTCAAGATTCAGAACGTATTGCTATCGCTCTAGTTAATGCGGTTTCGGAAGTTAATCAGCAACTCGAAGACTTAAAAGCTATGTATCAGGAAGAGGGGCATGCAACTGCTGGCGATGTTCCTGCTTTTCCGAAAATGAATGATAAAAATCGTGTTGTATATCAATACGAATCAGCAGTATTTGCGAGAGCCAAAGCTGATTTGCTGCCGGACATTGCAACTGTTCATACCAAGGACAAGGGCGATCACATCGCAGACAGAAGCGTAGAGGTGCGCACTGAATTACTTTCAGAAAGCCAGCGCATTATTCGAAATATGAAAGGGCTGAACCGTTCATCGGTGGATTTGCTATGA